A single Glycine soja cultivar W05 chromosome 14, ASM419377v2, whole genome shotgun sequence DNA region contains:
- the LOC114384856 gene encoding uncharacterized protein LOC114384856 gives MVDMMDISFSNEFCYMSACSFSQEMCFYSAPTSPSRLKLRAPFGSQTGPTTPRAATHEDDADSNVNEFEFETSRRFNVSVGDLDTETNQKDENLFGDSLQTMAFADELFCDGKVLPLMPPLKLPPRMHQNGDGSIMSTHSSTLTSPRSPGSVLRLRFSRQSLWNDDFDPFMVALEKVREEKRGNPSARHGLRRTRSLSPFRSFNKKSEKNVGISKSSQLESHCCDTAQLVCELNKEPLKQVSGRINVLSEPKGLMFAKQVRLVGVSNDTTTLERTSVSKVATETKKDEGKRGGFWRRNKRENIKKFLFGTSNMWKANAHHKLEDKIAAQEKQPLVRKLDMKSVKATESTQWDKDPRTGELTKMRLVCHRPLPRFFLCLGYEEGKVK, from the coding sequence ATGGTGGATATGATGGATATCTCTTTCTCCAACGAATTCTGCTACATGAGTGCATGTAGTTTCAGCCAAGAGATGTGCTTCTACAGTGCACCAACTAGTCCTAGCAGGCTCAAACTAAGAGCACCCTTTGGTTCTCAAACTGGCCCCACAACACCAAGAGCAGCAACACATGAGGATGATGCAGACTCCAATGTgaatgagtttgaatttgaaactaGTCGCAGGTTCAATGTTAGTGTCGGTGACTTGGACACCGAGACAAACCAAAAGGATGAGAACCTTTTTGGTGATTCATTGCAGACTATGGCATTTGCTGATGAGCTATTCTGTGATGGTAAAGTCTTGCCACTGATGCCACCTCTCAAACTTCCTCCAAGGATGCATCAGAATGGAGATGGTAGCATTATGAGCACTCACAGCTCAACACTGACGTCTCCAAGATCCCCAGGATCGGTGCTTAGGCTTCGGTTTTCGCGGCAAAGTTTGTGGAATGATGACTTTGATCCCTTCATGGTTGCTTTGGAGAAGGtcagagaagaaaagagagggAATCCAAGTGCAAGACATGGTCTGAGGAGGACTAGATCACTTTCTCCATTCAGGAGCTTCAACAAGAAGTCTGAAAAAAATGTGGGAATATCAAAGTCAAGTCAACTTGAGTCACATTGTTGTGACACAGCTCAGCTAGTGTGTGAACTTAATAAAGAGCCATTAAAGCAAGTGTCAGGAAGAATAAATGTGCTATCTGAGCCCAAAGGGTTGATGTTTGCAAAACAGGTGAGACTAGTAGGAGTGAGCAATGATACTACAACCTTGGAGAGGACCTCAGTTTCCAAAGTTGCTACGGAAACAAAGAAAGATGAGGGGAAAAGAGGTGGTTTTTGGAGAAGgaataagagagaaaatataaagaagTTTCTCTTTGGGACTAGTAACATGTGGAAAGCCAATGCTCATCACAAGTTAGAAGATAAAATAGCAGCACAAGAGAAACAACCCTTGGTGAGGAAACTTGACATGAAATCTGTGAAAGCAACAGAATCAACACAATGGGATAAAGATCCAAGAACTGGTGAGTTGACCAAAATGAGATTGGTATGTCACAGGCCATTGCCAAGATTTTTTCTCTGCTTGGGTTATGAGGAAGGGAAAGTGAAGTGA